CTGCACcagcaaaatgtttgaaatccTCTTCCACCGCAGCAGCCAGCATTACACCCTGGACTTTCTTTCACCAAAGACTTTTCAGCAGATTTTGGAGTATGCTTACACTGCCACTCTCCAGGCCAAGGTGGAAGACTTGGATGATCTTCTGTATGCAGCTGAGATCCTGGAGATCGAGTATTTAGAAGAACAATGCCTAAAGATTCTGGAAACCATCCAGTCCTCGGACGAGAACGACGTGGAGGTCAGCGCTAATGATGGCAGCACAGAGGAGGACGAGGAGCGCAAAGGCCAGAACGGAGCCAAAATCTCCAAAAAACATTCCATGGAGAGCTCCTACCTGTCAGGTACCCAACAGGCTCTCAACATGTCTGGCATAGTCGACCAGAGTCCCTCCGTCTCCACTTCCTTCAACGTCTCCAACCTGAGTCCCACCAAAGCCGCTGTCGACAGCCTGATGAGCATCGGCCAGTCTCTGCTGCAGCAGGGCTTCACCGGGGAGCAGCTCATCCACGCTAACTCCCACCACCTGATGTCTGAGATCAAGACCGAAAACATGCAGGTGGACATGGGTGGGAATGGCCATGAGAGCCCTCAGAACATGGAGTCCAGCACCTCCAGCAATGGAGAGCGAAGCGGCGAAGACAGGAATCGAGACGGACCCGGAACCCCGACTAGGAGCAGCGTGATCACCAGCGCCCGAGAACTGCACTACGTCCGTGACGACAGCATGGGCGACCACCAGGCCGAAGTCAGTCAGATGGGGCTGGAGGCGATGGCGGGGATGACGGAGAAACACCTGGCCTCACTGTACTCCTTACCCGTTAACCACAAAACAGACGCCATGATATCCATGCCGGTGTCCATGGCCTCCGCTCTCCCTATGTCTCCGGCCCTGGCTATGTCTATGGACTTCAGCACCTACGGGGGCCTCCTGCCGCAAAGCTTCATCCAGAGAGAGTTCTTCAGCAAGCTCGGGGAGCTGGCAGTGGGCATGAAACCGGACGGCAGGAACCAGCACGAACGATGCAACGTTTGTGGCGCAGAGCTTCCGGATAACGAAGCTGTGGAGCAGCACAGGTGAGTCACCTCCAGATAGATGAGCCTGAGAAAAATTTTAAAGATTGAGGGAAAAACTCTCTAAAATAAGAGCTTGGTTTTCAGACTCTGTCATATTTGTTTAGACGTTGCAATGTGAGTCACTGTGATGTGAGGCTACACTTTTGAGGaatcttaaatttaaacttAAAGCCCAGAAAAATCATCAAAGTTTGATAGACCCACCTGTGTACTGATGCAGTCACAGACTTCCTATTCAAGCCAGTGGATCTCCAGTCAATATGAAAATGAATCACAACTCAACGGTGGTCAAAGACACCTGACTGCAGTATCTGTTTGTtgatatttaaatgtgaaaaatcaagTGAAAATGGGTGAACTACCATTAGCAGGACCACCAGAcaacttttcttctctttcctgtGAATCACTAAACGGTTACTTACCTTTACTACCACTCATCCCGAGAACTGCTTTACATATCTGTTACATGGAGTCACACAAGTTCTGGCACCTTTCAACAGGCATTCCAGCCCGGCATGACAGGAATTACCTTCTGCAGTTTATTTACATTGATTGTTGTGGCTTCAGAATCAGCATGTTTGACACTGTAAACAGTGTTTTATGGTTTAAGTTCAGTGTTTGTCGTCATCTGAAACCCAGAGAGTAGAATTTAGCTTTTATCAGTCTATAAATTGTTCCTCAGTTCCTCTTTAGGTTTGTTGGTGTGTTTTATTACCAAACTGTCATCTCTTCAactcatgttgtttttttcaatgatAACGACTGAAATAATGGGACAATAATGGGATGACTGAAAATGTCTCGACAGCATAGTGCTTGCCTTCACATAGGTGTCTTCTAATTAGGGGTGGACAAATAAATTTCCTGACCTATAAATTGGCCCAGATTGTTTTAACTTTGACTGACAAGAGAGACCAATCTTATGCTGTGTGGAAAGGTCTGAAAATCTGCCactgtgtattttattcatGTCTGGATGTGTGCAGTTAACAGTAGTCACTCTACTGTTACCAGCTTAGAGGCTTTGTTGCTTTATGTAGTGacttttctgacaaaaaaaatcagcatggAACAAAATCGGAATTGGCTGGCCAGGCTTTTAAAAGATGATTGGCAAGAAAACTTGAATTGGTGCACCCCTCATTCTAATTGTTGAAATACACACAGATACCTTTTGTGACTAGCTTATACTCGCGACAAAAGCATACAAGCAGGTAGCGCATCACTAAATGTTCGATAGACttgtaaaaacagcaaaaaagtttgacttttgcAGTCAAACTTTGTAGTTAAGACTTATTCTGGGATTTGACTTCTTCTGtggagtattttttattttattttttgcttccaGTGGTTTAATACAGGCAAATTTATCTGTAGCTTCATCTACTGTTTAAAGTAAGAACTGCAGCATCTGAAGTGCTGGTATATACTGTAAGTCAACAGGGCATTTTTCACAGTCAAATTATCTCAAGACAGCTGCTATGTGGAGCTTAACTCTTCTCTTGTCGTCTGCTGGCCATTGGCTGCtcagattttccattttaatcgTTCTTCCATTCATTAAAATCTCAGTTTTCGGTGTTTTTCCATGCTTTTCTGTCTACAGTTTCcattttagattatttcagTTCTTCTCCTGAACAATGCCTGGAATGATCTGTAATACTCAGGTTGCACTACAATCCAGCATGATGTCTTTAAATAACGGCCACCTGTTTGACAGAATGAATGTCTTCACTGATCAGAATTCTCACAGGTTTGATTTTGAATACTGTTTAATTAGTGTTTCCATTATACCTAATTGGCAGGATGGATATCATGAGTGTTGAATCTGGCTTCTCTATTATTCTACTACATATACTATCATTTTTTTGACATGTAGAAATATGTCTACCAGACAaagtgatatttatttatttgtttattgcagAAGATAAATAGAAACTGAATCTAAGTCTATATTCACACAAgtcaattaaattattattatttttttgctgaaaacgctttttttttttttgctgttggtTGGGCGTTCATATAATGAACTAAACCTGAGTGCAATAAGACTTCTGTGAAAAGTTTAAGAGCCCATGCATGCACAGAAGAATGTAGATGTCACACAGCAGTGCTCTGTTTACGGAATTAATAATGATTTAAAAGTTTATGAGGCAGCGTTAGCTGACCGTATTGCCGCAAGATCATGGTAAATGGTAGTGTACTTGCATAGCGacttatcaagtccagaggaccctGAAGCACttcacattcacccattcacacgcacacacgctgATAGTGGCAAACTACTGCCCGCTGATCACCACCGGCAGGGGAGGTGGGTGTCTTacccaaggacacaacaacaGAGGAGGGTGGAGTGGTGTTCAAACCAGCAACCCACCGATTGCGGT
This region of Xiphophorus hellerii strain 12219 chromosome 11, Xiphophorus_hellerii-4.1, whole genome shotgun sequence genomic DNA includes:
- the zbtb16a gene encoding zinc finger and BTB domain-containing protein 16-A; the protein is MDLSKMGVIQLQNPNHPTALLQKANQMRLAGTLCDVIIMVDSQEFHAHRTVLACTSKMFEILFHRSSQHYTLDFLSPKTFQQILEYAYTATLQAKVEDLDDLLYAAEILEIEYLEEQCLKILETIQSSDENDVEVSANDGSTEEDEERKGQNGAKISKKHSMESSYLSGTQQALNMSGIVDQSPSVSTSFNVSNLSPTKAAVDSLMSIGQSLLQQGFTGEQLIHANSHHLMSEIKTENMQVDMGGNGHESPQNMESSTSSNGERSGEDRNRDGPGTPTRSSVITSARELHYVRDDSMGDHQAEVSQMGLEAMAGMTEKHLASLYSLPVNHKTDAMISMPVSMASALPMSPALAMSMDFSTYGGLLPQSFIQREFFSKLGELAVGMKPDGRNQHERCNVCGAELPDNEAVEQHRKMHSGMKTYSCELCGKSFLDSLRLRMHLLSHSAGEKAIVCDQCGAQFQTEESLEAHRQIHTGSDMAIFCLLCGKRFQTQTALQQHMEVHAGVRSYICSECNRTFPSHTALKRHLRSHTAGDHPFECEFCGSCFRDESTLKGHKRIHTGEKPYECNGCGKKFSLKHQLETHYRVHTGEKPFECKLCHQRSRDYSAMIKHLRTHNGASPYQCTICLEYCPSLSAMQKHMKGHKPEDIPPDWRIEKTYLYLCYV